The following are encoded in a window of Conger conger chromosome 19, fConCon1.1, whole genome shotgun sequence genomic DNA:
- the nopchap1 gene encoding uncharacterized protein C12orf45 homolog, with the protein MLLLQLLVPKTCNASSMEREQNQKTTSQELLSCGNGEGIHGKLLLKSKASKTGGSVQTTKVPRSSVLDRLQTFLPQMARANQQLTEELESSPAGRFDIECVGEAEKVIEMDVALVELRDSDTDAETSSDSSSDSDPDEEGNVAEAALKLPGDGRKRKPNIEVLEDS; encoded by the exons ATGTTGCTATTGCAGCTGCTCGTGCCGAAAACCTGCAACGCGAGCAGCATGGAGCGCGAGCAAAATCAGAAGACCACTTCACAGGAATTACTTTCTTGTGGTAACGGGGAAG GTATCCACGGGAAGCTTCTCCTGAAGTCCAAAGCTTCAAAGACCGGTGGCTCTGTTCAGACCACGAAAGTACCTCGAAGCAGCG TGCTGGACCGACTGCAGACCTTCCTGCCGCAGATGGCGCGGGCCAACCAGCAGCTGACAGAGGAGCTGGAGTCCTCCCCCGCCGGTCGCTTCGACATCGAGTGCGTCGGCGAGGCAGAGAAAGTCATTGAAATG GACGTGGCCCTGGTGGAGCTGCGGGACTCCGACACGGACGCGGAGACGTCGAGCGACAGCAGCTCCGACTCGGACCCCGACGAGGAAGGCAACGTCGCGGAGGCCGCCCTCAAACTTCCAGGGgacgggaggaagaggaagcccAATATCGAGGTTCTGGAAGATTCTTAG